A genomic segment from Azospirillum sp. TSH58 encodes:
- a CDS encoding ABC transporter ATP-binding protein/permease, whose translation MSIASRTPDRSGFTRRFLHLAGGFWSADCRSGGSRPGRRNWTVWLLAGALGLLTVGQVVVPILLNLWSQHLFDALEQRSMDRFVLMIAAAGGIILFNIVNTILHLRVKRRLQLGWRTWLTQKLLGDWLTRGRQHQVTYLSGDHDNPDGRIAEDIRIATEAAIDLVLSLSYCALLLISFTNILWRLSGAPEVTLAGSTFHVPGYLLYIALVYAAVGTSIALLMGKPLVKAVNRRQGHEASFRFGLARVRENAQDVALLHGESGERQRLGVLFGGVQRGWNGQTHALSNMMVFSAAYSVLSAVFPILVASPSYIAGAISLGVLMQTAQAFQQTVGALSWPIDNLARAAEWKASVERVLGLHEALQRLDREIGGEGTERITVERSDGEHSLGFHGLSIAEPDGRRAVEPFDLEIRPGERVLIVGDPAAAVRLFRAVARVWPWGGGRVVLPALSRVFFMAERPYLPHDTLRAALSYPDGAETVSDARAAEALGRIGLGHLLARLDEPDSWDEVLAVPEQQLLGFARLLIHRPDWIFLEDSTDSLDPRTEEAMLRLIDAEFPDATLITIGSHPGLEAHHRRKLVLERVGDTVRMREVPCGDRDRRIAAVAE comes from the coding sequence ATGTCGATCGCGTCCAGGACGCCGGACCGGTCCGGCTTCACCCGCCGTTTCCTTCACCTTGCCGGAGGCTTCTGGTCGGCTGACTGCCGGTCCGGCGGCTCCCGGCCGGGCCGGCGGAACTGGACGGTGTGGCTTCTCGCCGGGGCGCTCGGGCTTCTGACGGTCGGGCAGGTGGTGGTCCCCATCCTGCTGAACCTGTGGAGCCAGCATCTGTTCGACGCGCTGGAGCAGCGCTCGATGGACCGCTTCGTGCTGATGATCGCGGCGGCCGGCGGCATCATCCTGTTCAACATCGTCAACACCATCCTGCATCTTCGGGTGAAGCGCCGCCTCCAGCTGGGCTGGCGGACATGGCTGACGCAGAAGCTGCTGGGCGACTGGCTGACGCGCGGGCGGCAGCATCAGGTGACCTACCTGTCCGGCGACCACGACAACCCCGACGGGCGCATCGCCGAGGACATCCGCATCGCGACCGAGGCGGCGATCGATCTTGTCCTGTCCTTGTCCTACTGCGCTCTGCTGTTGATCAGCTTCACCAACATCCTGTGGCGGCTGTCCGGCGCGCCGGAGGTGACGCTGGCCGGAAGCACCTTCCATGTGCCGGGCTATCTGCTCTACATCGCGCTGGTCTACGCGGCCGTCGGCACGAGCATCGCCCTGCTGATGGGAAAGCCGCTGGTGAAGGCGGTGAACCGGCGGCAGGGGCACGAGGCGTCCTTCCGCTTCGGCCTCGCCCGCGTGCGGGAGAACGCGCAGGACGTGGCGCTCCTGCACGGCGAGTCGGGGGAGCGCCAGCGCCTTGGCGTGCTGTTCGGCGGGGTGCAGCGCGGCTGGAACGGCCAGACGCACGCGCTGTCCAACATGATGGTCTTCAGCGCCGCCTATTCGGTGCTGTCCGCCGTCTTCCCGATCCTGGTCGCCTCGCCCAGCTACATCGCCGGGGCCATCTCGCTCGGCGTGCTGATGCAGACGGCGCAGGCCTTCCAGCAGACGGTGGGCGCCCTCTCCTGGCCGATCGACAACCTCGCCCGCGCGGCGGAGTGGAAGGCGTCGGTGGAGCGCGTGCTCGGCCTGCACGAGGCGCTCCAGCGCCTGGACCGCGAGATCGGCGGGGAGGGAACGGAGCGCATCACCGTGGAGCGTAGCGACGGCGAGCACAGCCTGGGCTTCCACGGGCTGTCCATCGCCGAGCCGGACGGGCGCCGCGCGGTGGAGCCCTTCGACCTGGAGATCCGTCCCGGCGAGCGCGTGCTGATCGTCGGCGATCCGGCGGCGGCGGTGCGGCTGTTCCGCGCGGTGGCGCGGGTCTGGCCCTGGGGTGGGGGGCGCGTCGTCCTGCCCGCGCTCTCCCGTGTGTTCTTCATGGCCGAACGGCCCTACCTGCCGCACGACACGCTGCGCGCCGCCCTCAGCTATCCCGACGGCGCGGAGACGGTGAGCGACGCGCGCGCGGCGGAGGCGCTGGGGCGGATCGGGCTCGGCCACCTGCTGGCGAGGCTGGACGAGCCCGACAGCTGGGACGAGGTCCTGGCGGTGCCGGAGCAGCAGTTGCTGGGCTTCGCCCGCCTGCTGATCCACCGCCCGGATTGGATCTTCCTGGAGGATTCCACCGACAGCCTGGACCCGCGGACCGAGGAGGCGATGCTGCGCCTGATCGACGCCGAGTTCCCCGACGCCACGCTGATCACCATCGGCAGCCACCCCGGCCTGGAGGCGCACCACCGCCGCAAGCTGGTGCTCGAACGGGTGGGCGACACCGTCCGCATGCGCGAAGTGCCCTGCGGGGACCGCGACCGCAGGATCGCGGCGGTCGCGGAGTAA
- a CDS encoding tetratricopeptide repeat protein, whose amino-acid sequence MSAPIPSETLLADAVALHRTGNLAGAEPLYRTLLERQPGHPDALHLLGVLRSQAGDPAEGASLIAEAIARRGTVAAYHSNLALALKALGRFDDAEAALRNAIALAPGSAPLVALGGVRRAGGRPAEALSVYRAALAIDPADGAAQEGIAHATAELAATDAGPPAAALTAYRRAFRLRPAAPFAAYNLASTLRKAGDAGAAIPMFQAAAALAPADPAALSGLGLALLSGGRADQGAAILARVVRLRPDDAQERFHLAEAAQAAGDADRAAAAYKDTAALRPTDYTAWENAALLDARGDRLSALAAHAGGLMAAARAKHLFWKAPVYVAMHVANDRIAAGRPDAAMRALDRFRQAAAAENRDLLPWIDFLRGSLLLRRPGDEAAGRALLEGLVPALPFLRHVASADEFDALCRSVPPEERALHRAGFQSEPAAGGEGPLLFAACDDRYLRLFAAPLLLTVEAFCGAGQRVHLHIADPGPDIAEVVAGLRAPLRRCRLTVSTERTPPDLDPAGRRTLYTCLRLMRAPDVLDLHGHPPLVMIDIDALLPIDPRRLVDAMAPEEEAMLIHRPDSLDHLYNTISNGLIVLRPSSAMLEVLERTATVLLHWLRRRSMAYFLDQMALIQGFADVERRRGAVGILPIEELGRRLGVPDVFLPFFDEKHRAGFTDELSALTARVCEETQGGGRSEEERRAALTALLRRLQAAVPTTR is encoded by the coding sequence ATGAGCGCGCCCATTCCTTCCGAGACGCTTCTCGCGGATGCCGTGGCGCTGCACCGCACCGGCAATCTCGCCGGGGCCGAACCGCTGTACCGCACCCTGCTGGAGCGGCAGCCCGGCCATCCCGATGCGCTGCATCTCCTCGGGGTGCTGCGAAGCCAGGCCGGCGATCCGGCGGAGGGCGCCTCCCTGATCGCCGAGGCCATCGCCCGCCGCGGCACCGTCGCCGCCTACCATTCCAACCTCGCGCTTGCCTTGAAGGCGCTCGGGCGCTTCGACGACGCGGAGGCGGCGCTGCGCAACGCCATCGCCCTGGCACCGGGATCGGCGCCGCTCGTCGCGCTGGGGGGCGTGCGGCGGGCCGGCGGCCGCCCTGCCGAGGCCCTGTCCGTCTACCGCGCCGCCCTGGCCATCGATCCGGCCGACGGAGCCGCGCAGGAGGGGATCGCCCACGCCACCGCGGAACTCGCGGCGACGGACGCCGGCCCTCCGGCCGCGGCCCTGACGGCCTACCGCCGGGCCTTCCGGCTTCGTCCCGCCGCGCCCTTCGCGGCTTACAATCTTGCCTCGACGCTTCGGAAAGCCGGGGACGCCGGGGCCGCCATTCCCATGTTCCAGGCGGCGGCGGCCCTCGCCCCGGCGGACCCGGCGGCGCTGTCCGGGCTCGGGCTGGCCCTGCTCTCCGGGGGCCGCGCCGACCAGGGCGCCGCGATCCTCGCGCGGGTGGTGCGGCTGCGCCCGGACGACGCGCAAGAGCGTTTCCATCTGGCCGAGGCCGCGCAGGCGGCGGGCGATGCCGACCGCGCCGCGGCGGCCTACAAGGACACGGCGGCCCTGCGCCCCACCGACTACACGGCGTGGGAAAACGCCGCCCTTCTCGACGCGCGCGGGGACCGCCTGTCCGCCCTCGCCGCCCACGCCGGCGGGCTGATGGCCGCGGCGCGGGCGAAGCACCTGTTCTGGAAGGCCCCCGTCTACGTCGCCATGCATGTGGCGAACGACCGGATCGCGGCGGGCCGCCCGGACGCCGCGATGCGGGCGCTGGACCGCTTCCGTCAGGCCGCGGCGGCCGAGAACCGGGATCTGCTGCCCTGGATCGATTTCCTGCGCGGCTCGCTGCTGCTGCGCAGGCCGGGGGACGAGGCGGCGGGCCGTGCCTTGTTGGAGGGGCTGGTCCCCGCCCTGCCCTTCCTGCGCCACGTCGCCTCCGCCGACGAATTCGATGCCCTCTGCCGGTCGGTTCCGCCGGAGGAGCGCGCGCTCCACCGGGCCGGATTCCAATCGGAGCCGGCCGCCGGCGGCGAGGGACCGCTGCTGTTCGCGGCCTGCGACGACCGCTACCTGCGGCTGTTCGCGGCCCCCCTTCTGCTGACGGTGGAGGCCTTCTGCGGCGCCGGGCAGCGGGTTCATCTCCACATCGCCGACCCCGGCCCGGACATCGCGGAGGTGGTTGCCGGCCTGCGGGCGCCGCTGCGGCGTTGCCGCCTCACCGTCAGCACCGAACGGACGCCGCCGGACCTCGATCCGGCGGGCCGGCGCACCCTCTACACCTGCCTGCGCCTGATGAGGGCGCCGGACGTGCTGGACCTCCACGGGCATCCGCCGCTGGTGATGATCGACATCGACGCCCTGCTGCCGATCGACCCGCGGCGTCTCGTCGACGCCATGGCGCCGGAGGAGGAGGCGATGCTCATCCATCGGCCGGACAGCCTGGACCATCTCTACAACACCATCAGCAACGGGCTGATCGTGCTGCGCCCGAGCAGCGCCATGCTGGAGGTCCTGGAGCGCACGGCCACCGTCCTCCTGCATTGGCTGCGGCGGCGCAGCATGGCCTATTTCCTCGACCAGATGGCCCTGATCCAGGGGTTCGCGGATGTGGAGCGCCGGCGCGGTGCGGTCGGAATCCTGCCGATCGAGGAGCTGGGCCGCCGTCTCGGCGTGCCCGACGTCTTCCTGCCCTTCTTCGACGAGAAGCACCGCGCCGGCTTCACCGACGAGCTGTCCGCTCTGACGGCGCGCGTCTGCGAGGAAACGCAGGGCGGCGGCCGGTCCGAGGAGGAGCGCCGCGCCGCCCTGACCGCCCTGCTGCGCCGGCTTCAGGCCGCAGTCCCCACAACGCGGTAG